A portion of the Cellulophaga algicola DSM 14237 genome contains these proteins:
- a CDS encoding IS1595-like element ISCal1 family transposase: MDIFKGQNLLEFSDCFKTDNDCKEYLANIKSKTPFKCSRCNHIACQTRADFSRQCNICRHTESATADTLFHKVKFGVRKAFFICFEMATSTKSLSASYMGVRYGVTEKTARLFMLKVREAMSSSGNNPMDGVVHVDEFVLGGREETKVGRSYNAKKKKAVTAVQLTEDGKVKRMYAMKIDDFSAQSLQYIFVNHISRNAKITTDKWRGYSPIAKAYDITQIESNGGLNFKALHTMIHQVKSWIRTTYSWVSDNNLNRYFNEFCFRINRSQSKATIFNNLIVKMVNNDKINQAELISN, from the coding sequence ATGGATATTTTCAAGGGTCAAAATCTTCTAGAGTTCTCTGATTGCTTCAAAACGGACAATGATTGCAAAGAATATTTAGCAAATATTAAGTCTAAAACCCCTTTTAAATGTTCTAGATGCAATCATATAGCCTGTCAAACACGTGCTGATTTCTCTAGGCAATGTAATATTTGTAGACATACAGAATCCGCAACAGCAGATACATTATTTCACAAGGTAAAGTTTGGTGTTCGCAAAGCATTTTTTATTTGTTTTGAGATGGCTACAAGCACGAAAAGCTTATCTGCAAGTTATATGGGAGTACGTTACGGAGTAACAGAAAAAACAGCTAGACTTTTTATGCTTAAGGTCAGAGAAGCTATGTCTTCGAGTGGGAATAATCCTATGGACGGAGTTGTTCATGTAGATGAATTTGTTTTAGGGGGCAGAGAAGAAACAAAAGTTGGCAGAAGCTACAATGCTAAGAAAAAGAAGGCGGTTACAGCTGTTCAGCTTACAGAAGATGGAAAGGTAAAAAGAATGTATGCTATGAAAATAGATGATTTTTCAGCACAATCCTTACAATATATTTTTGTCAACCATATCAGCCGAAACGCAAAGATTACTACAGATAAATGGAGAGGCTATAGTCCTATTGCAAAGGCTTACGACATCACACAAATAGAAAGTAATGGAGGGTTAAATTTTAAAGCGCTTCATACAATGATACATCAGGTTAAATCTTGGATAAGAACAACTTATTCTTGGGTTAGTGACAATAATTTAAATAGATATTTCAATGAATTTTGTTTTAGAATAAACAGATCTCAAAGTAAAGCTACAATATTCAATAATCTTATTGTTAAAATGGTCAATAATGATAAAATCAATCAAGCTGAATTAATAAGTAATTAA